Proteins found in one Quercus robur chromosome 2, dhQueRobu3.1, whole genome shotgun sequence genomic segment:
- the LOC126713279 gene encoding auxin response factor 9 → MMANRGGSFSQANIAAGEGCLRDELYVELWKACAGPLVDVPKSGERVFYFPQGHMEQLEASTNQELNQRIPLFKLPSKILCRVIHVELLAEQDTDEVYAQITLQPESEQIEPTSPDHCPPEPPKPTVHSFCKVLTASDTSTHGGFSVLRKHATECLPPLDMTQSTPTQELVAKDLHGYAWHFKHIFRGQPRRHLLTTGWSVFVTSKRLVAGDTFVFLRGENGQLRVGVRRLAHQQSSMPSSVISSQSMHLGVLATASHAVSTQTLFVVYYKPRTSQFIISLNKYLEAVNNKVGVGMRFKMNFEGEDSPERKFSGTIIGTEDISPHWEKSTWRSLKVHWDEPASIPRPDRVSPWEIEPFVASIPASLTQPAMAKNKRPRTPIELPTHDNTTSTTSTLWNSGLTQTHEMTQLMAEGKRSENHVWHHKQIDINSNSNSISRTQTDGSRFSSPHACATQHLFQEMVDDSKCVSAWPAHLGYSTPHSLKLNNDPLPDPVEKAKKTETATSYRIFGFELISHSTGSLPVENATVQPVSVSSGSTEGHVSTLSAIDSDQKSDLSKGSKDRQLGQLQVPSKEIQSKQNCFASTRSRTKVQMQGVAVGRAVDLTMLEGYEQLIDELEEMFDIKGQLCPRNKWEIVYTDDEGDMMLVGDDPWQEFCNMVRRILICSSQDVKKLSPGRKLPISSIEGEGTVISSESAEN, encoded by the exons ATGATGGCGAATCGGGGAGGGTCGTTTTCGCAGGCAAATATTGCGGCGGGTGAAG GGTGTTTGAGAGATGAGCTGTACGTGGAGCTATGGAAGGCTTGTGCGGGCCCACTTGTGGACGTGCCTAAGTCCGGCGAGAGAGTCTTCTATTTCCCTCAGGGTCACATGGAACAa TTAGAGGCTTCAACAAATCAAGAGCTGAATCAGAGGATTCCACTGTTTAAGCTTCCTTCGAAGATTCTTTGTCGTGTTATTCACGTTGAGCTTCTG GCTGAACAAGATACGGATGAGGTTTATGCACAGATTACTTTGCAGCCAGAATCAGAG CAAATTGAGCCTACAAGTCCTGACCACTGCCCTCCTGAACCACCAAAACCAACTGTTCACTCTTTTTGTAAAGTTTTGACTGCATCTGATACAAGCACCCATGGCGGGTTTTCTGTTCTCCGCAAACATGCCACTGAATGCCTTCCCCCACTG GATATGACCCAGTCAACCCCTACTCAAGAATTGGTTGCCAAGGATCTTCATGGTTATGCGTGGCATTTTAAACATATTTTCAGAG GTCAACCACGAAGGCACTTGCTTACAACAGGATGGAGTGTGTTTGTGACATCAAAGAGATTAGTTGCTGGGGATACCTTTGTATTTCTGAG GGGAGAAAATGGACAATTGCGTGTTGGGGTAAGGCGTCTTGCCCATCAACAGAGCAGCATGCCATCATCTGTGATTTCAAGTCAGAGCATGCACTTAGGAGTGCTTGCAACTGCATCTCATGCTGTTTCAACCCAAACTCTCTTTGTAGTCTATTATAAGCCAAG GACAAGCCAGTTCATAATAAGCCTGAACAAGTATTTGGAAGCTGTTAACAATAAAGTTGGAGTTGGCATGAGATTTAAGATGAACTTTGAGGGGGAGGATTCTCCAGAGAGAaa GTTTTCGGGCACAATAATTGGGACTGAAGATATTTCTCCTCATTGGGAAAAATCAACATGGCGATCACTaaaa GTTCATTGGGATGAACCTGCATCAATTCCAAGACCTGATAGGGTTTCACCATGGGAGATAGAACCCTTTGTGGCTTCTATACCTGCAAGCCTAACTCAACCTGCCATGGCAAAGAACAAAAGGCCCCGAACACCCATTGAGCTTCCAACTCATG ATAATACTACTTCGACTACATCAACTCTCTGGAATTCTGGATTGACTCAGACCCATGAAATGACACAACTTATGGCTGAAGGCAAAAGAAGTGAAAACCATGTGTGGCATCACAAGCAGATAGATATTAACAGCAACAGCAACTCTATTTCAAGGACTCAGACTGATGGGAGCCGGTTTTCTTCTCCCCATGCATGTGCTACTCAGCATTTATTTCAGGAGATGGTGGATGATAGCAAATGTGTCTCTGCTTGGCCTGCTCACCTAGGCTATTCAACTCCACACTCATTAAAACTAAACAATGATCCATTGCCCGACCCTGTAGAAAAAGCGAAGAAAACTGAAACTGCTACTAGTTACCGAATCTTTGGTTTTGAGCTGATTAGTCACTCTACAGGCTCACTTCCTGTAGAGAATGCAACTGTGCAACCAGTCAGTGTGTCTAGTGGCTCCACAGAAGGACATGTCAGTACCCTCTCAGCAATTGATTCGGACCAGAAGTCTGATCTCTCCAAGGGTTCTAAAGATAGGCAACTGGGACAGCTGCAAGTGCCGTCAAAGGAGATTCAGAGCAAGCAAAACTGCTTTGCTTCAACCAGAAGTCGCACCAAG GTTCAAATGCAGGGGGTTGCTGTTGGTCGAGCTGTGGACCTAACCATGTTGGAAGGATATGAACAGCTTATAGATGAACTTGAGGAGATGTTTGATATCAAGGGACAGCTTTGCCCTCGTAATAAGTGGGAAATTGTGTATACTGATGATGAAGGGGATATGATGCTCGTGGGAGACGATCCATGGCA GGAATTCTGTAACATGGTGAGAAGAATCTTAATATGTTCTAGCCAGGACGTGAAGAAGCTGAGCCCAGGAAGGAAACTGCCTATTTCTTCCATAGAAGGCGAAGGGACGGTTATAAGCTCGGAGTCAGCAGAAAATTGA